The Metabacillus sediminilitoris genome window below encodes:
- a CDS encoding thiamine diphosphokinase: MKKIALVAGGPKEFVPALTNYHDKDVTWVGIDKGVIYIQESGLPLSHAFGDFDSISIEEKKALSNTLASLSLYSSEKDKTDTELALEWAVMQKPEIIYLFGATGGRIDHLLANIQLLVKQMSFRNIELIDKQNHITLFTPGTYTIKKHKELKYISFIPISHEVKGITLQGFKYPLQNRDISIGSTLCVSNELVIERGTFSFHDGILIMIRSRD; the protein is encoded by the coding sequence ATGAAGAAAATCGCACTTGTTGCAGGAGGTCCAAAAGAATTTGTCCCTGCATTAACAAATTATCACGATAAAGATGTCACATGGGTAGGTATTGACAAAGGGGTTATTTATATTCAAGAATCAGGCTTACCATTATCACATGCTTTTGGAGATTTCGATTCAATATCGATTGAAGAAAAAAAGGCACTATCGAATACATTAGCTTCTCTTTCATTATACTCTTCTGAAAAAGATAAAACCGATACAGAACTTGCATTAGAATGGGCTGTCATGCAAAAACCAGAAATCATTTATCTATTTGGTGCAACCGGTGGAAGAATAGATCATTTGCTAGCGAATATTCAACTTTTAGTCAAGCAAATGTCTTTCCGAAATATAGAGTTGATTGATAAGCAAAATCATATCACGCTCTTTACCCCAGGAACATATACAATAAAGAAGCACAAGGAATTAAAATATATATCATTTATTCCGATTAGTCATGAAGTTAAGGGTATAACGTTACAGGGGTTTAAATACCCGTTACAAAATCGAGATATTAGTATTGGGTCAACCCTATGTGTTAGTAATGAACTCGTTATTGAACGAGGTACTTTTTCTTTTCATGACGGCATATTAATAATGATAAGAAGTAGAGATTGA
- the rpmB gene encoding 50S ribosomal protein L28 — protein sequence MARKCVITGRKTRSGNARSHAMNANKRTWGANLQKVRILVNGKPKKVYVSARALRSGKVERV from the coding sequence ATGGCACGTAAATGCGTTATTACTGGTAGAAAAACTCGTTCAGGCAATGCACGTTCACACGCAATGAACGCTAATAAACGTACTTGGGGCGCAAACCTTCAAAAAGTTCGCATCTTAGTTAACGGTAAACCGAAAAAGGTATATGTATCTGCTCGCGCTTTAAGATCTGGTAAAGTTGAGCGAGTTTAA
- a CDS encoding Asp23/Gls24 family envelope stress response protein, which translates to MSIELKTMYGQIDISNEVIATIAGGAAIDCYGIVGMASKNQIKDGLTEILRKENFSRGVIVRQDDESINIDMYIIVSYGTKISEVAHNVQTKVKYTLDQTVGLAVDSVNIFVQGVRVANT; encoded by the coding sequence ATGTCCATTGAATTAAAAACAATGTACGGACAAATTGATATATCTAACGAAGTCATTGCAACCATTGCCGGTGGTGCTGCTATAGACTGTTATGGTATTGTTGGAATGGCATCAAAGAATCAAATAAAAGATGGTCTTACGGAAATACTTCGAAAAGAAAACTTTAGCAGAGGCGTAATAGTACGCCAAGATGATGAATCTATTAACATTGATATGTATATTATTGTCAGCTATGGTACAAAAATTTCTGAAGTCGCACATAACGTTCAAACAAAAGTTAAGTATACGTTAGATCAGACGGTTGGACTTGCTGTTGATTCTGTAAATATTTTTGTACAAGGTGTTCGTGTAGCGAACACATAG
- the rsgA gene encoding ribosome small subunit-dependent GTPase A: MPQGKIVKALSGFYYVQDGERFIQCRGRGVFRKNKITPLVGDEVVYQADNDQEGYILEVFDRKNELIRPPICNVDQAILVFSAVEPDFSPTLLDRFLVLIEANDIEPIIVVSKTDLIPSKEIKEKVISYAKDYKNIGYTVFLTSTVESTVEHDLQPILNEKISVFAGQSGVGKSSLLNILRPDLDLKTNDISTHLGRGKHTTRHVELIAVGSGFVADTPGFSSLDFTGIEVEELTYCFPEMKERSGDCKFRGCTHVKEPKCAIKDAVENGEIPLYRYEHYLSFIEEIKERKPRY; encoded by the coding sequence ATGCCACAAGGGAAAATAGTGAAGGCTCTTAGTGGTTTTTACTATGTGCAAGATGGAGAAAGATTTATTCAATGCAGGGGCAGAGGGGTTTTTCGGAAAAATAAAATTACCCCCCTTGTAGGTGACGAGGTAGTATATCAAGCAGATAATGACCAAGAGGGCTATATACTTGAAGTATTTGATCGTAAAAATGAATTAATAAGACCGCCGATTTGTAATGTTGACCAAGCAATTCTTGTCTTTTCAGCTGTTGAACCTGATTTTAGCCCAACATTACTTGATCGTTTTCTTGTATTAATTGAAGCCAATGACATTGAACCTATAATTGTTGTAAGTAAGACAGATTTAATTCCGTCAAAGGAAATTAAAGAAAAAGTGATTTCCTATGCAAAAGATTATAAAAATATAGGGTACACAGTATTTTTAACATCAACGGTCGAGTCTACTGTTGAGCATGATTTGCAACCAATTTTAAATGAAAAAATATCCGTTTTTGCAGGGCAATCTGGGGTTGGGAAATCATCCTTATTAAATATTTTGAGACCGGATCTTGACCTTAAAACGAACGATATTTCCACTCATTTAGGGCGTGGTAAACATACGACTAGACATGTTGAATTAATCGCAGTTGGCTCTGGATTTGTTGCAGATACACCAGGTTTTAGTTCATTAGATTTTACAGGTATTGAGGTTGAGGAATTAACTTACTGTTTTCCAGAAATGAAAGAAAGAAGTGGGGATTGTAAGTTTCGCGGCTGCACACATGTAAAAGAGCCGAAATGTGCGATTAAAGATGCAGTGGAAAATGGGGAAATTCCACTATATAGATATGAACATTATTTATCATTTATTGAAGAAATCAAAGAGAGAAAGCCGAGGTATTAA
- the spoVM gene encoding stage V sporulation protein SpoVM, whose protein sequence is MKFYTIKLPKFLGGIVRAMLGSFKKD, encoded by the coding sequence ATGAAATTCTATACAATTAAGTTACCGAAGTTTTTAGGAGGAATTGTTCGGGCGATGCTCGGTTCATTTAAAAAAGATTAA
- the rpe gene encoding ribulose-phosphate 3-epimerase has translation MIKIAPSILSANFAKLGEEIKDVENGGADYIHVDVMDGHFVPNITIGPLIVEAIRPVTKLPLDVHLMIEKPDLYIDDFVRAGADIITVHVEACNHLHRTIQLIKSKGIKAGVVLNPHTPIESIQHILEDIDMVLLMTVNPGFGGQAFIPQVLPKIKQLANIIKEKQLSIEIEVDGGVNEETAKQCVMAGATVLVAGSAIYNTTDRKQAIANLKQAVLS, from the coding sequence ATGATAAAAATTGCTCCATCTATTTTATCGGCAAATTTTGCTAAATTGGGAGAAGAAATCAAAGATGTAGAAAATGGCGGCGCTGATTATATTCATGTAGACGTCATGGATGGTCACTTTGTGCCGAACATTACCATTGGACCATTGATTGTTGAAGCGATTCGTCCAGTTACAAAGCTACCTTTAGATGTGCATTTGATGATTGAGAAACCAGACCTCTATATCGATGACTTTGTACGTGCTGGTGCAGATATTATTACCGTTCATGTAGAAGCGTGTAATCATCTTCATCGAACCATTCAATTAATAAAGTCAAAAGGAATTAAAGCAGGAGTTGTGTTAAATCCACATACACCAATAGAGTCCATTCAACATATTCTTGAAGATATTGATATGGTCTTATTAATGACAGTTAATCCAGGTTTTGGTGGACAAGCATTTATTCCACAAGTGTTGCCAAAAATTAAACAGCTGGCAAATATAATAAAGGAAAAACAGCTTTCAATCGAAATTGAAGTTGATGGTGGGGTAAACGAAGAAACAGCCAAACAATGTGTTATGGCAGGAGCTACAGTTCTTGTTGCAGGCTCAGCCATTTATAATACAACTGATCGAAAACAAGCAATTGCCAACTTAAAGCAAGCTGTTCTATCTTAA